The sequence AGGTGGTCGGCAAGCTTTATCGCGCCTATTCCGGCGATCCGGGACTGCTGCCCGCAGATTGGCGCGACCGCTTGCCCGAACCGCAACCGCAGCGCAGCCGCCATCTGGCCGATTTTCTCGCCGGAATGACGGACCGTTTCGCTATCGATCAATACCGCCTGATTTTCGGCGAGCGACCGGAGGGTTTGCAGAATGTCTGACCGGCTGCGCATCGGCCTTGTCGGGGCTACCGGCCTGATCGGCGGGCGGGTTATGGAACTGGCCGTGGCCCGCGAGGATTTCAGCCTGTTCGCCGTCGCCCGGCGTGAGGCTGCGCTGCCGGAGGGCGTGCGGATGGAGCTGTTCGTGGCCGAACCTGCACTCTGGGGTGAAGTGTTCGCAGCCCAGAAACCCGAAGCAGTAATTTGCGCATTGGGAACGACCTGGCGCAAATCCGGCAAAAACGAAGCAGCCTTCCGGGCGGTCGATCAGGAGCTGGTGCTGGATGTCGCGAAGGCAGCCAAAGACCAAGGCGTGACCCGCTTCGTGGCGGTAAGCTCCGTTGGAGCCGACCCGCATTCGAAAAGTTTCTATCTGCGGGTCAAAGGCGAAACCGAGCAGCAATTGGCAAAGATCGGCTTTGGGCGGTTGGACATATTGCGCCCGGGTCTGCTGCGCGGCCCGCGCTCCGCCGATCGGCGGGTTCTGGAGCGTGCGGGCATAATCCTCAGCCCGCTGACCAACCTGTTCCTGCAAGGCAACAATGCGCGGTATCGCTCGATCGACGCGCGTGACGTCGCGCGTGCGGCGGTCGCCCTGGCGATGCGCAAGGCGAATGGACGATTCGTGCATGAAAACAGCGGTATATTGCGCGCCGCCCGCGAATTACCGGTGCCGGGGGGCGAGGGCGAATGAAGCGCCACGCGCCTGCCGTGGCGCGCAATTCCGCTGCGATCGCAAAGGTGCTGGAGCAGGAATTGCCTGCGAGCGGTACCGTGCTGGAAATTGCCAGCGGGAGCGGCGAACACGCGGTTTTCTTCGCGCGGCGCTTCGCCAATCTTCGTTGGCAACCAAGCGATGCCGATCCCGATGCGCTGGCTTCGGTTGCTGCATGGCGGGCGGAGGGCGGCTCGGCCAATCTAGCGCCGCCCATCGCCATCGATGCGAGCGCGAGCGACTGGCCCGTGACACAGGCCGCCGCCGTCCTGTGCATCAATATGGTCCATATTGCACCCTGGGAAGCTGCCGAGGGGGTGTTCCACGGCGCGGCGCGGCTGCTGGGCGCAGGAGCGCCGCTAATATTATACGGGCCATTCCTGGAAGCGCAGATGGACACCGCGCCCTCCAATCTCGCTTTCGATGAAAGCCTGCGCCGCCGCGATCCTCGCTGGGGACTTCGCTCATTGGAGGAGCTTGACCAGCTTGCCGAGCAAAACGGGTTCGAGCGAACCGCGCGTCGTGAAATGCCCGCTAACAATCTGACCGTGGTCTGGCGCTGGCGAGGCGAGGAATAGCTCGCCGCAAACGCGAACACCCGCCGGTCTCCCGGCGGGTGCTGCATGAACCCTCGAACTGGACGAGGGGCCGTAAGTGTCAGGTTTCTTCGTCGACTGCGTCGGCGGCGGACTCCAGATCGTCGCTCACGCCGCGCACGGTGTTGCACGCTGCCGCAGTGAGGGCGAGGGATGACACGCCGATGGCGATAATGATTTTGCGAACCACGATTAAGCTCCATTGCTGTGCCGCCATTGGCGGCGACCCTATCGAAACGGATGCTGCCTGCGATTGTTCCAGCCGTTGCAGCTCAGCCTGATCCCTCCCATATCGCGGCGCGACATGGATTGGCGCGATTTCCTGACCTTTGCTAGCGATGCGGAGCTGGCCGTCCTGTGGGGTGGCGGGTTTCTGGCGTTGTCGCTGTCCGCCATGCTGGCGGAACGGCGGCGAGTGCGCCGCGCGCAGATAGACCGCGTCGGCTGCATGCCGTGGATCGCGGTGTTCCTGGCCAGCGCGCTGATCGGGTCGGCGCTGGTGGTGATGGGAGTAACCGGAATGCTGCGCGGTTAGAGGCAGGCTTCAAGATAGGCCTGGTCGAAACCGAATTGGCGGGCCTTTTCCAGAGTATAGGGCCGCAGGCCGGAGGAGCGATATTCGCCCACGATCTTGCCGTCCTCGCCTTCGTCCAGATATTCGAAATTGAACAGTTCCTGCGTGACGATCACATCGCCTTCCATGCCGATCACCTCGGTAATATTGGTGGTGCGGCGCGAACCGTCGCGCAGACGCTTGACCTGGACGACCAGATCGACCGATTCCGCGATCTGGCGTGAAATGGCTTCTTTCGGGATCTTGATATCGCCCATCAGGATCATGTTTTCCATGCGGCCCAGGCATTCGCGCGGGCTGTTGGCGTGAAGTGTACACATCGAACCATCGTGGCCCGTGTTCATGGCGGCCAGAAGATCGAAACATTCCGCGCCGCGAATCTCACCAAGGATGATACGGTCAGGACGCATACGCAGGGCGTTCTTCACCAGATCGCCGATCGTAATCGCGCCCTGGCCTTCGAGGTTCGGCGGGCGGGTTTCCAGCGGCAGCCAGTGCGGCTGCTGCAAGCGAAGTTCTGCCGCATCCTCGATCGTCAGCACACGTTCGCCCGGATCGATCATTTTCGACAGCGCGTTGAGCATGGTCGTCTTGCCCGAACCGGTACCCCCTGAAATCACGATGTTCATTCGCGTGGCACCAGCTATTTTCAGCGCGGTCGCCATCTTGTCGTTCATCGAATTCCAGCCCTTGAGCATATCGATGGTGATCGGCTTTTCGGAGAATTTACGTATCGAGAGGGCCGTGCCGCGCAGCGACAGCGGCGGCACGATCACGTTGACACGGCTGCCGTCCTTCAAGCGGGCATCGGCCAGCGGCGTGGTCTGGTCGACGCGGCGGCCGACCTGGTTGACGATTCGCTGGGCGATCTGGAACAGATGTTGCTCGTCGCGGAAGCGGATAGGGGCCAGCATCAGCTTGCCGCCTTTTTCGATGTAGGTCTGGTCCGGCCCGTTGACCATGATGTCGGATACGTCGGGATCCTGCAGCAACTCTTCCAGCGGACCGAAGCCCAGCAGCTCGTCGATCAGCACCTTTTCCAGTGCGAACTGCTCGCGCCGGTTGAGCGTGACTTTCAGTTCGGCCAGCACTTCCATGATGATCGGACGAAATTCTTCGGAAAGCTCGTCCTTGGTCAAGGTGGACGCCGCTTCGGGATCGACGCGCTCCAGCAGGCGCGGCAGCACCTGTTCCTTGATCTTGTGAACGCTCTGTTCGAATCCGCCCACTTCCGAATTGGTCTCGTGAACCGCATTGGCGCGGTCCGCCAGGCGGCTCATCGCATCGTCTTTCGGTCCACCGCCGGCGCCGGGCACCCCTGCGTCGGCAGGCGCTTCGCCATCGGGCAATGGCGGGAATTGTTCACCGCCCTGCCGTGGTTCTTCTTTCGGTTTGGCCGCGCCGCCCTGCATCGGGCGGGCCACACCGAAGGAAGGCTTTGCGCCGGGGCGCATGGCCCCCGATCCGTTCTTGCGTCCGAACGCGCTCATTTACGAAACCCCCATAAGGACAACTGCTTGCAACATCACCGGCCCTCTCGTCACGAAACGAATATGACCTTGCGAAAAATGGTGAATAATCTGGAAACCTTGAGATTTTCTGAAGGTGTTTTGGCCCTTTCTTATGGCGGCTCTGGCCTACCCGACCGGTCCGCCAGCCTGCCGGGCTTTCCCAGCCGGTCGCAGTGGCCTAGGCGCAACCTCACACCAATCGAACCGGGACCACCCACAGCGCCATGCAACAAAATACACGCACCGGACTGCTTTACGCGTTGGCGGGGTTTGCGCTGCTGTCCTGCGGCGATGCGGTGATCAAGACTATCGCCGGGCAATGGTCGCCGGTGGCTGTGGCGGCGCTTCGCTTCACCTTGGGGGCGGCCGGGCTGAGCGCACTGCTGGCATGGCAGGAAGGGCCGCGTGCATTCCGCCCGTCCCATCCATGGCTGCAACTGGGGCGCGGCTTCTGCATGTCCATGGCGACCATCTTCTTCTTTTCGGGCATCTTCGTGATGCCACTGGCAGAGGCTACCGCGCTGGTATTCGTATCGCCGATCATCATCGCGGTGTTGAGCGGGCCGCTGCTGGGGGAAAAAGTGCCGCGCGCCACCTGGATCGCCTCCGCGCTCGCCTTTGTCGGGGTGATCGTGGTGCTGCGGCCCAACCTGGCAGAGGTCGGCTGGGCGGCATTGTTGCCGCTGGGTGCGGCGAGTTTCTTCGCGCTGATAGTCATCGCCAATCGAGCCTCCGCCGGGCAGGGCAGCGCGCTGTCGATGCAGGTTTTCGTGGCCGGATGGGCTGCACCGATCCTGATAGGCGCGGCGACCCTGGGCGCGGTAAGCGGGGCGGAACGGCTTGCGGTCGGCTGGCCGGAATGGAGCGTCATTGCGCGCTGCGCCGTGGTCGCCGTCACCGCCAGCACGGCGCATTGGCTGATTTATCAGGGCACCATGCGCGCCGGGGCGAGCAGCATTGCGCCGACCACCTACATTCAGTTGCTGGTGGCGGTGATTATCGGCTGGTGGTGGTTCGGCGATGCGCCCGATGCGATGACATTGGTAGGGGCGGCAATCATCATTGCTGCAGGGCTTTATCTATGGCGCGCGGGTAAGGCGAAGTCGCTGCGAACCGGACAGACCGGGGCACGATCGGCCGCCGCAGGCGATTGAGTTAGGCCGCAAAGCCGCTACACACTTTTGCAAGGGCGCCTGCCATAGGCTGCCCGCTGGATCAGATTGAAGGGTGCGCGCCAATATGTGCGGAATTATCGGAATTGTCGGCACAGCGCCGGTCGCGGACCGGCTGGTCGATGGCCTCAGGCGCATGGAATATCGCGGCTATGACAGTGCCGGCATCTGCACATTGCATGACGGCGAACTGATCCGCCGCCGCGCACAGGGCAAGCTGCTCAACCTGGTCGAGGTGTTGGCGGACGATCCTGCCCCGGGAGAACTGGGCATCGCGCACACTCGCTGGGCCACCCACGGAGCGCCGACCCGCGAAAATGCCCATCCCCACGCCACCGACCGTGTGGCGCTTGTCCACAACGGTATTATCGAGAACTTCCGTCCCTTGCGTGACGAGTTGCAGGCAGATGGCCGCAAGCTGGAAAGCGAAACCGATAGCGAGGTGGTCGCTCATCTGATTTCGCGAGAGATCGAAGGCGGCGCTTCGCCGCAGGATGCGGTCAAGACCGTTCTGCCCCGCCTGCGCGGCGCATTCGCGCTGGCCATCGTGTTCCGCGATCATCCCGGGATGCTGATCGGTGCGCGCCGCGGTTCACCACTGGTCGTGGGTTACGACGATTCGGAAATGTTCCTGGGTTCGGACGCGCTGGCGCTGGCCCCGCTGACCCAGCGGATCACCTATCTCGAAGAAGGCGATTGGGTGGTTATCACTCACGATGGCGCGCAGATTTTCGACGAGGAGAACCGACCGGCCGAGCGCGAGGTCACGATCTCCGGCGCATCGGCCTCCGCCGTGGAGAAGGGCAATTATCGCCACTTCATGCAGAAAGAAATCTTCGAGCAGCCAACTGTCGTGGCGCAGACGCTGGGCAGCTATATCCGCCAAGCTGACAATTCCATCGCACTGCCGCAGATCGATTTCGATCTGTCCGGTGTGAAACGCATCACCATCGTTGCGTGCGGCACCAGCTTTTACGCCGCAATGGTGGCGAAATACTGGTTCGAACAATTCGCCCGCGTGCCGGTCGATATCGATGTCGCCAGCGAGTTCCGGTATCGCGAACCGGTGCTGGAGGATGGCGGCCTCTCGCTGTTCATCTCGCAAAGCGGCGAAACCGCCGATACGCTGGCGGCGCTGCGCCATTGCAAGGCGGAGGGGCAAACCATCGGTGTGGTGGTCAATGTTCCGACCAGTTCCATGGCGCGCGAAGCCGATCTGTTGCTGCCTACCCATGCGGGGCCGGAAATCGGAGTCGCCAGTACCAAGGCGTTTGCTTGCCAGCTGGCCGTATTGGCGGCGTTGGCGGCACATCTGGCGGTAAAGAAAGGCGAAATGGATCGGGCAGAGGAGCAGGCAGTGGTGCGCCATCTGCTCGAAGCGCCCGCCTGCCTCAACGCGGCGCTAGGCCATGATGACGATATTGCGGCAATGGCGCATCTGATCGCACCGGCGCGCGACGTGCTTTATCTGGGGCGCGGGCCGGATTATCCGTTGGCGATGGAAGGGGCGCTAAAGCTGAAGGAAATCAGCTACATCCATGCAGAGGGCTATGCTTCGGGAGAGATGAAGCACGGTCCGATCGCGCTGATCGACGAGGATGTTCCGGTGATCGTGCTGGCACCGTCCGGGCCATTGTTCGAAAAGACCGTTTCCAACATGGAGGAAGTGCGCGCGCGGGGCGGGCAGGTGGTGCTTATCTCCGATGCGGAGGGGCTGGCCGAAGCGGGCGAGGGTTGCATGGCAACAATCGAAATGCCCAAGGTCCACCCTTTGATCGCGCCGCTCGTCTATGCCGTCCCGGTCCAGCTGCTGGCCTATCACGTCGCCGTGGTGAAGGGGACGGATGTGGATCAACCGCGCAATCTTGCCAAATCGGTGACGGTGGAATGAGGGTATTATGACGAGGCTGACGGGCGGGTGCCATTGCGGGCGGGTGCGATTTTCGGCGAACATGCCCGAAGCGCCCCGGATGCTCGATTGCAACTGCTCGATCTGCGCCAAAACCGGCCATATCCACCTGTTCGTACCGCATGAGGATTTCGATCTGGAGGCTGAAGATGGCGCCCTTACCTCCTACCGTTTCGGCAGCGAGCAGGCCGACCACCTGTTTTGCGAAACGTGCGGAATCAAGAGCTTCTATCAGCCGCGCTCCCATCCCGATTGCTGGAGCGTGAATGCACGCTGCCTCGATGGCGATTACCCTCCGGGCGCACATATCGAGAAATTCGATGGTCGGAACTGGGAGCGCAATCAAGCGCAACTTTCTGAATGATAGCAGTAATTTCTAGCTGAAAATCGTCGATTGAAACGCTCGGCTTTTACTCGCCACTAACCTTTTGCGTTTAGCGCGTTCGGCGTGACGAAGAGCGAAATCATTACAGCCGACAAACCGGCTCAGTTGACGGCCAAGCGAGTGCTGGGCCTGGACCGCACGGACCCGGACGAATGGGCGCGCCTACGGAGCTTGCAATTTGCACGGTTGCAGGGGGTTTTCGGGTTTCGGCTGGTCGCGCAAAGCATCGCGGTGGCGTTTGCGGCATATTTCTATTTCGGCCAGGTCCCGCCACTCATGCTGTTCGGCTGGGTACTGCTCATGGCCCTTTTGCTCCTTTACAGCGCTTCGAGCGACCGCAAGATGGGCGATTTCGACAAACGCCAGCTGACCTTTCGCGAGTTTACGCGACACACCTCGATCGCGGGTGTGCTGGGCCTTGGCTGGGCAGTTCCGTTGGCCTTGTTCGCCTCCTACGGTGCCTTGGCAGACCAGCTTGGCGTGTGGATTTTGGTGGCCACCCTTATCGCGGGCGGAACTCTGGTATTTGCCGCAGCTCCGCTCAGTACGATGATCTTTGCCGGCATCACCGGCGCGGCGACCGCTGGCAGTCTCGTATATCTGGGGCACCCGGTGCTTGCCGCGGCCGTGCTGATGTTCGTAGCGGTGGTCCTTCCCGGGTGTATCGCGACCGCCAGGGCATTCCTTCAATCGCGGATTGCCGAAGCGGGTGTCGCCGAAAAGAGCGAGGTCGTCTCGCTACTGCTGCGCGAATTCGAAGAAAACGAGGCGGACTGGCTGTGGCAGGTCGATACTGCGCGCCGGGTCCGCTCCGTCAGCCCGCGATTTGCGTTCGCCCTCGGCAAACAACCGGAAGAAACCGAAGGCATGCCGTTCCTGCAACTGGTGTCGGGCGATAGCTGGGAAACCGGCCAATTCCCCGCCAGCCTACACGATCTGGCCGAGCGGCTGAAGCGCCGCGAGAGTTTCTCCAACCTGCTGGTGAAGGTAACGATCGAGCGCGAGCATCGCTGGTGGGAGCTCTCGGGCACGCCGATGCTCAACGATAGCGGCCAGTATATCGGGTTTCGCGGAGTTGGATCGGATGTGACCGAGCAGCGCGAATCCTCGGAAAAGATCGCCTATCTCGCGCGGTATGACACGCTGACCGGCCTGCCCAACCGCCTGATGCTGAACGAGGCGCTGGGCGAGGCCATGCGCTATGCCCAGCAATGGCGCACGCGCTGCGCCTTCCTGATGCTGGACCTCGACCGGTTCAAGGCGGTCAATGATTCGCTCGGCCATCTGGTTGGCGACCGATTGCTTGCACAGGTATCCAACCGCCTGAAATCCCTGATGACCGACAGCGAAATGTGCGGCCGTCTGGGTGGCGACGAATTCGCGGTGGTCATTCGCGACGTTTCCGAAAAAGAACGGATCGAGCGGGTTTCCCGGCGCATCATCGAGCGGCTTTCACAGCCTTACGAGGTCGATAATCACACGCTATACGTGGGTGCCAGCGTGGGCTCTGCCATCGGTCCGCGCGACGGCGCGACGGTCGAGGAACTGATGCGCAATGCCGACCTGGCACTCTACCGCGCGAAGGATGAGGGCGGGGGCGGGCACTGCGCCTACGAACCCACCTTGCACCAACTCGCCGAAGAGCGCCGTCAGCTGGAATTCTCGCTGCGCCGGGCATTAGAAAACAAGGAGCTGGAGCTTAATTTCCAGCCTGTCGTGAACGCTAATGACGAAAGTCTGGTCAGTTTCGAGGCGCTGCTGCGCTGGAACAGCGGCGATCACGGTTTCGTATCGCCGGGCAAGTTCATCCCGCTGGCGGAGGACACTCGCCTGATCGTACCGATCGGTGCCTGGGTGCTGGAGCAGGCGTGCCGCGAGGCGACCAACTGGCCTTCCCATATCCGCATCGCGGTGAACGTATCGCCCGAACAGCTGGTCGAGCCCGGATTTACGGAAGTCGTCGTGCGCGCGCTATCGGCCAGCGGGCTGGACGCGCAACGGTTGGAAATCGAAGTAACGGAGAGCATTTTCCTGCGCGACCCGACCATTGCACGCAATGCGCTGGAACAGATCATGGCGCTGGGCTGCTCGGTCGCACTCGACGATTTCGGCACCGGCTATTCTTCGCTCGGCTATCTGCGCAAATTGCGCTTCTCGACCATCAAGGTCGATCGCAGCTTCGTCCAGGGTGCCTCGCAAGGCAGCGCCGAAAGTATTGCGATCATTCGGGCGGTTGTCGCCATGGCGGACAGCCTGGGCATGAGCACCACGGCGGAAGGTGTCGAAACCGCAGAGGAAGCGGAAATGATCCTCGAGCTGGGCTGCAAGAAAATCCAGGGCTACTATTTCGGCCGGCCGATGCAGGCGAGCGACGTGGGCGAATTGTTTCGCCGCCGCGACCGGCGCGCGAGCTGACGCTCGGGCCGGTCGCTTAGACCAGTCGCTTAGGCGCTGGCGAGCGCCTTCACCGCACTTTCGAACAGAGCCTTGCCATCGGTGCCGCCATGCGCCGGATCGACCGCGCGTTCGGGGTGGGGCATCATGCCAAGCACATTGCCGGCGGCGTTCAATATCCCGGCGATATCGCGCTGCGAACCGTTGCGATTGTCGAGATAGCGAAACGCCACCCGGCCATCGCCTTCCAGCCGGTCCAGCACATCGTCCGCGGCGAAATAATTGCCGTCGTGATGCGCAACGGGAATATGGATTACGCTGCCTGCTTCGTAGCCTTCGGTGAACCGGGTTGCGGCGTTTTCCACTCGTAGAGGTACCGTGCGGCACACGAAAGTCTGCCGGGCGTTGCGCATCAAAGCACCCGGCAGCAAGCCGCTTTCCGTCAACACCTGGAATCCGTTGCACACGCCCAGCACCGGCACGCCGCGCTCCGCGGCCTTTACCACCGCGCGCATGATCGGGCTGTTGGCGGCCATCGCTCCGGAGCGCAGATAATCGCCATAGGAAAATCCGCCGGGCAGGGCGATGAAATCCAGCCTGTCCGGCAGGTCGGCATCGCCATGCCATACGCGCATAGGCGCCGTGCCCGCCGCCTGTTCCAGCGCCACGGCCATGTCCCGGTCGCAATTGGAACCGGGAAAAGTGATAACCGCTGCGCGAAAGCTCACTGCGCAGGCTCCAGCTTTTCGATCCGGTAATTCTCGATCACCTGATTGGCCAGCAGCTTGCGGCACATCTGTTCGAGCGCATCGTCCGAAGTATCGTCCGCCACATCCATTTCGATCATCTTGCCCTGGCGGACATCGTTGACCCCGACGAAGCCCAGCCCTTCGAGCGAATGGTGGATTGCGCGGCCTTGCGGATCGAGCACGCCGGGCTTCAGGCTGACGAAAATGCGGACTTTCATGGGCGGTTCCTAGGTACGGATTTTGCGCGATCCTATGGCCGCAGCGCCGCAGCGGTGCAAGTGGCGCGCATTACTCTTCCGCCATTTCCTGCTGCGGAACCACCAGCACCTCCAGCACTTCTGCCGGGTTCAGCCAGCGGGTCGCGGCGGCCTGGATATCTGCGCCGGTCATGGCCTCCAGCAATTCGCGCCCAGCCAAGAACCGCTCGATCCGTTCGGGCCGGGTCTGCGCACGATCGGTCAGGCGCGCCCAGCCGCGGTTGGTCTTGAGGAAATTGTCGTAGGCCTCGATCAGCGGTCGCCGCGCGCGGTCCAGAGTGTCGGCATCCAGCGGCTGGCTGCGCAATCTCTCGACCACTGCAAGGATCGCCGCCCGCGCTTCGTCTACCGCGACGATATCCAACGAGGCGCTGATCGTGAAAGTCCCATAATCGTCGTAGACGGAGGACATCGCGCTGCCGGCACTGGGCGAATAGGCCTGGCCCAGCCGTTCGCGCAATTCTTCGGTCAATTCCAGCCGCACGGCGCGGGCGAGCAGGTTTGCCCGTATCTCTTCGGCCTGATCGTCATCGTCGGTGGTTGGCCAGAGCAAGCGCAACAACGCCTGATCCGCTTCGCCGCGATGGGTCAGCGTGCGTGGCTCTCGCCGGTCGGTAAAACTTCGCTGGCGGGCTTCGGAATTTTCGCGAAATTCAGCTTCGCGCGCGGGCAACGCGCCGAAAGTCCGCGCGACGAGGGCGATGGCCTGCTCCTCTTCGAAATCGCCGACCAGCGAGACTTCGATCGCGCCATTTTCCAACCGGTCGCCAATCGCATCGCGCAATCTTTCGAAATCAAGGCGTTCGTAATCGGCCTGGTCCTGCAGCGTGAAGCGCGGATCGCCATCGGAGATTATCCGGCCGATCGCACTGGAATAGGCTGCGCCCGGCGTTGCATCCAGATTGGCGAAGTAATTATCGAGGCTGCGGCGATAGCGGGCCACCGCCTCGGCGCGGTAGCCGGGATCGGTCAGCAGGGCTGCGGCCAACTGCAATTGCAGTTCCAGGTCGCGCTGCGTGGTAGTCGCGCCCATATAAAACATGTCCGCGCCGCTGCGCATGCCATAACCCACGCTGCGCCCCGCAAGGATGGTCTGTATTTCGTCCGCCGAATGTGCACCCAGCCCGCCCGCGGCAAGCGAGGATACGAGGTTGGTGGCCAGCGGGTTCTCGCGCGTGTCGAGCAGTTCGCCGCCATCCACTTCGGCGCTGAAACGGATCCGGTCGCGCGCCAGATCGGTGGGCTTGAGGTTCAGACGCACACCATTGGCGAATTGCAGCGTGCGAATACCCAGCCCTTCGATCCGGCTGTCGCTGACGATATCGCCCGGCTCACCGAAATCGGTATAGGCGAAATCAACGGCCTTGGCCTGCTGTGGCTTGGCAATCTCTTCTCGCTGAAGGCCTTCCCATGCGCCGCGCAAGGCTGCCGCGCCGCCTTCGGGCGCTCGCCTGCCGCGAAAACGGATGAGCGGATCGTCCAACGGGACGGCATGTTTCCGGAGCGCGGCCAGTACGGATTCAGGTGTGACAAGCGCAGCGGATTTCTCGAAG comes from Alteripontixanthobacter sp. and encodes:
- a CDS encoding insulinase family protein, which codes for MKIILLAGAALCLAVPSYAHDPLPVDAAATPADEPVWAFEQSDLPLDRDYVFGALPNGMRYIIRRNATPEGTALVRMRIGSGSLAEREDERGLAHFVEHMAFNGSAAIPEGDMIKLLEREGLAFGADTNASTGFKATTYKLDLPRNDPALLDTALMLMRETASELTIAPDAVERERGVILAERRDRRNYAQRELEDRLDFASPQARFTRRLPIGALEVLENAPAATLRRFYEREYVPANTALIVIGDFDPQLVEAKIQDRFADWQARPVPQEPVTGPVATSRRGEVDIYLDPSLSERVSIFAFGDYVDEPDSIATRRDGLPRRIAYGIVNRRLQRLARMEDAPFTGAGFGTGDTFEDARSTSLVISTTDGEWRQGLEAATRIVREALEHGFTQAEVDEQLAQYRTAQENAVSSADTRSHAAFASAALALVSDERIPTTPQSGLERFEKSAALVTPESVLAALRKHAVPLDDPLIRFRGRRAPEGGAAALRGAWEGLQREEIAKPQQAKAVDFAYTDFGEPGDIVSDSRIEGLGIRTLQFANGVRLNLKPTDLARDRIRFSAEVDGGELLDTRENPLATNLVSSLAAGGLGAHSADEIQTILAGRSVGYGMRSGADMFYMGATTTQRDLELQLQLAAALLTDPGYRAEAVARYRRSLDNYFANLDATPGAAYSSAIGRIISDGDPRFTLQDQADYERLDFERLRDAIGDRLENGAIEVSLVGDFEEEQAIALVARTFGALPAREAEFRENSEARQRSFTDRREPRTLTHRGEADQALLRLLWPTTDDDDQAEEIRANLLARAVRLELTEELRERLGQAYSPSAGSAMSSVYDDYGTFTISASLDIVAVDEARAAILAVVERLRSQPLDADTLDRARRPLIEAYDNFLKTNRGWARLTDRAQTRPERIERFLAGRELLEAMTGADIQAAATRWLNPAEVLEVLVVPQQEMAEE